A window of Pantoea agglomerans contains these coding sequences:
- a CDS encoding L,D-transpeptidase family protein, whose product MKMIRAFASMALALAAFSQSAFAVVYPLPAANSRLVGQNIEITVPQDNKLPLEAFAAQYQMGLSNMLEANPGMDVYLPQAGKKMIIPQQLILPDAPREGIVINSAEMRLYYYPKGTKTVVVLPIGIGELGKDTPINWTTSVQRKKAGPTWTPTKAMHAEYAARGENLPEVFPAGPDNPMGLYALYIGRLYAIHGTNANFGIGLRVSHGCVRLRADDIKWLFENVPVGTRVQFIDQPVKATVEPDGSRYVEVHNPLSTTEEQFNSREVVPITLTSAVTKVITDASVSQDQVNAAIQNRTGIPTKVNGVADSVPTAPTEVPEAPDAQPKEEPMTPVTPQGANVVDPNAAPQAQPAAPAPAPVNNPS is encoded by the coding sequence ATGAAAATGATTCGCGCTTTTGCTTCAATGGCTCTGGCGCTGGCTGCATTCAGTCAGTCCGCCTTCGCTGTGGTTTACCCCTTACCAGCCGCCAACAGCCGTCTGGTTGGGCAAAATATTGAGATTACCGTCCCTCAGGACAACAAACTGCCGCTGGAAGCCTTTGCGGCGCAGTACCAGATGGGCCTCAGCAATATGCTGGAAGCCAACCCGGGCATGGACGTCTACCTGCCGCAGGCGGGCAAAAAAATGATCATTCCGCAGCAGTTGATTCTGCCTGACGCCCCGCGCGAAGGCATCGTGATCAACAGCGCGGAGATGCGCCTTTACTACTATCCGAAAGGCACCAAAACCGTTGTGGTTCTGCCGATCGGTATTGGTGAGTTAGGCAAAGATACGCCGATTAACTGGACGACTAGCGTACAGCGCAAGAAAGCGGGTCCGACCTGGACGCCGACCAAAGCGATGCACGCAGAGTACGCTGCGCGCGGTGAGAACCTGCCGGAAGTCTTCCCGGCCGGCCCAGACAACCCGATGGGCCTCTACGCGCTCTATATCGGTCGCCTGTACGCCATCCACGGCACCAACGCCAACTTCGGTATCGGCCTGCGCGTCAGCCACGGCTGCGTGCGTCTGCGCGCCGACGATATCAAATGGCTGTTTGAGAATGTGCCGGTCGGCACGCGCGTGCAGTTTATCGACCAGCCGGTTAAAGCAACGGTGGAGCCGGACGGTTCGCGCTACGTAGAGGTGCATAACCCGCTCTCAACGACCGAAGAGCAGTTTAACTCGCGCGAAGTGGTGCCGATTACCCTGACCTCTGCGGTCACGAAAGTGATCACCGACGCCAGCGTCAGCCAGGATCAGGTCAACGCGGCGATTCAGAACCGCACCGGTATCCCGACCAAAGTCAACGGCGTTGCCGACAGCGTGCCGACCGCGCCGACCGAAGTACCGGAAGCGCCAGACGCACAGCCAAAAGAAGAGCCGATGACGCCGGTTACGCCGCAGGGCGCGAACGTTGTCGATCCGAATGCTGCACCGCAGGCACAGCCTGCTGCGCCAGCGCCGGCTCCGGTTAATAACCCTTCTTAA
- a CDS encoding glutathione peroxidase, with amino-acid sequence MTAFHQLTATSLRGELIPMADYAGKLVLVVNTASHCGFTPQYAGLERLYKKYADQGLVVLGFPCNQFGKQEPGGADEIAQTCHVNYGVSFPMFEKVAVNGALTHPVFGYLKEALPGVLGGRIKWNFTKFLIGRDGKPLKRFAPMTTPEKMEAAILAAL; translated from the coding sequence ATGACCGCTTTTCATCAACTTACCGCCACCAGCCTGCGTGGCGAGCTTATTCCGATGGCTGACTACGCTGGCAAGCTGGTTCTCGTGGTCAATACTGCCAGCCATTGTGGCTTTACGCCGCAGTACGCAGGTCTTGAAAGGCTTTACAAGAAGTACGCCGACCAGGGGCTGGTGGTGCTGGGTTTTCCCTGTAACCAGTTCGGTAAGCAGGAGCCCGGCGGGGCCGACGAGATCGCGCAGACCTGCCACGTCAACTATGGCGTGAGCTTTCCGATGTTTGAGAAAGTGGCGGTCAATGGCGCCTTAACGCACCCGGTGTTTGGTTATCTGAAAGAGGCGCTGCCCGGCGTGCTGGGCGGGCGCATTAAATGGAACTTTACCAAGTTCCTGATTGGACGCGACGGCAAGCCCTTGAAGCGTTTTGCGCCGATGACGACACCAGAGAAAATGGAAGCGGCAATTCTTGCGGCGCTTTAA